The proteins below are encoded in one region of Sulfolobus islandicus Y.N.15.51:
- a CDS encoding ATP-binding protein: MYEKRHIVANLLMLIIAYLIDRLMNYLTFGSNLSQLVNNLSILLLVIPILMIIFSVVITLMFSSIIVSFLYYVTAIAYALIISNNVDFNLILSTFLNLLGYYALATIVIGAILGISRRSFPDEILLNISRLNVNISKNKIIYGGLFVVVSFLVFYEVLSNLFLFIGSMASFVLTLLVSNDLVFPLIILSWFSFPFLFTQLATYSIKEKGIELGYIEGILAPSLVNRISNTKYGWRKFSNLKFHLNFDESKNYNIVILGTSGSGKSSLAKSIIGKFSDISYLVFDLHGEYEIESGERIDISKNSLNPLSLNGASPRQRALEVAYMLRSIFRLGNLQTIDIFNIIMDTYAEKGIDENDESSWNSTPPTFRDVLLMIERRKKLVENSQDLSRLSSIEPYIQFLSNQILSGNSLDMKKIFEGNIILDFSKVATDELKYILIETILRDFRNYLYRRGISRLWKFLVIDEAPFILGKETGLEIVERLFAEVRKFGVGMILISQITENIENIFQNSSYIFIFNVVEPKELDYLSRALGGSDRDRYEAIYQAIRSLERGHVVTISGDSIDILLVKLNSLK, encoded by the coding sequence ATGTATGAGAAGAGACACATTGTGGCTAATTTACTAATGCTTATCATAGCTTACCTAATTGATCGTTTAATGAATTATTTGACATTTGGAAGTAATCTAAGTCAGCTAGTAAATAATTTGTCTATATTATTGCTGGTAATTCCCATATTGATGATAATATTCTCAGTAGTTATCACTTTAATGTTTTCATCCATAATAGTCTCATTCCTTTATTATGTAACAGCAATAGCTTACGCGTTAATTATTTCAAATAATGTGGACTTCAATCTTATCTTATCTACATTCTTAAATCTATTAGGATATTATGCTCTTGCTACCATTGTTATTGGAGCTATATTGGGGATTTCTAGAAGAAGTTTTCCAGATGAGATTTTGTTAAATATTTCCAGGTTAAATGTTAATATTAGTAAAAATAAGATTATTTACGGTGGGTTGTTCGTTGTGGTGTCCTTTCTGGTTTTCTATGAAGTTTTGTCCAATCTCTTTCTATTTATTGGTAGTATGGCATCATTTGTCCTGACACTTCTTGTTTCAAATGATCTCGTTTTCCCTTTGATTATCTTGTCATGGTTCTCATTTCCTTTCCTATTTACGCAATTAGCTACTTATTCTATAAAGGAAAAGGGGATAGAGTTGGGTTATATTGAGGGAATATTGGCTCCTTCTTTAGTTAATAGGATATCTAACACCAAATACGGATGGAGAAAATTTTCCAATTTGAAATTTCATCTAAATTTTGACGAATCAAAGAATTATAACATAGTAATATTGGGTACGAGTGGATCTGGAAAGTCTAGTTTAGCTAAAAGTATTATTGGAAAATTTTCAGATATTAGTTACTTAGTTTTTGATTTACATGGAGAATACGAGATTGAAAGTGGAGAGAGGATTGATATCTCTAAAAATTCGTTAAATCCACTTTCATTAAATGGCGCATCACCTAGGCAAAGGGCACTGGAGGTTGCTTATATGCTAAGGTCCATTTTCAGACTTGGCAATTTGCAAACTATAGATATTTTTAATATCATAATGGATACCTACGCTGAGAAAGGGATCGATGAGAACGATGAGAGTAGTTGGAATTCAACACCACCGACTTTTAGGGATGTGCTATTGATGATAGAAAGAAGAAAGAAATTGGTTGAGAATTCACAAGATCTTTCTAGGCTATCTTCCATAGAACCTTATATACAATTTTTGTCTAATCAAATTTTAAGTGGCAATAGTTTGGACATGAAAAAGATCTTTGAGGGTAATATAATTCTGGATTTTTCTAAAGTTGCTACGGATGAGCTAAAATATATTTTGATTGAGACTATACTTAGAGATTTTAGAAATTATCTATATAGGCGTGGAATTTCTCGTTTGTGGAAATTTTTGGTTATAGATGAGGCGCCTTTTATACTAGGTAAAGAGACTGGGTTAGAAATTGTTGAGAGGTTATTCGCGGAGGTAAGAAAGTTCGGAGTGGGAATGATTTTGATATCTCAGATAACTGAGAATATAGAAAATATTTTCCAAAATTCAAGTTATATCTTTATATTTAATGTTGTTGAGCCGAAAGAGTTAGACTACTTAAGTAGGGCATTGGGAGGGAGCGATAGGGATAGATACGAGGCTATTTATCAAGCTATTCGATCTTTAGAAAGGGGTCACGTAGTTACTATAAGCGGGGATAGTATAGATATACTTTTAGTAAAGCTTAATTCTTTAAAATAA
- a CDS encoding DEAD/DEAH box helicase, with the protein MINVTNEFLVRLKKLGYEDLTPIQKIAIPKILSGKNVLIIAPTGYGKTEAAILPIFYTIFKDKPEKISTLYITPLRALNRDLESRLKRVGDAFGISVNVRHGDSSQRERKEILDNPPDVLIVTPETLLYLILNDTFRKYFTNLKWIIIDELQEMLDEKRGIELSVLLQRIKKITRNRIQLIGISATIGDIEMAKIYLDREGEVEVASINAIKDIKVNLILPKVEKKDADLAVRLGLRPDTIARLEKLNEIIKNNKPIIIFTNTRETSEFVANHLTSNYSLKIGSHHGSLSREIRIKTENDFKSGNIDAIVATSSLELGIDIGRINLVVQYMSPRQVIRLIQRVGRSGHKIGRTSIGYVIPSEDVFDILECRAIIEALYSSYLEKPLFEENPLDVAAHEIAGMVLEGYKNPNEILEILRNSFYFKNFTDEMFESVIELLESAKIVKRREDGSLVPSRRIWKYYYTTNMIPDSIRSYIVIDHATNIKIGTLDEDFVASLDEESVFILGSKLWKVVSIENDRIFVERAELKNGILPSWFGESIPVEKEIARKVYEYIYMLEKGKIETEDDSISKVVREFVERGYPELRPDLILVEIVKNNLIIIHSPFGSRGNNTLGAIISVMLDVEKQTKTSYRADPYHIAISSVLPITENDMEKIVNTLNSLPIIKIVEILKRGIKESPQFKWKLLVEIKRFGMVDPEKEITLTSSIIKAYGDTIIGEEAVNELLVKNYDIEILKELKNYSWKIVEVYEASSLARQFLDKILNYTVFDKEEKPLMIEIFKKRLVNKELRLICLSCGWNSIYSIINSPNKCTKCSSIFLTATNPDDNDSINIVRKAIKGEKLTSREKRQLEDLKRIASFFPDYGKYTLIALATNGVGPSNLGKVLSKLSEGENEFYMALIDEEKRFIRTRKYWH; encoded by the coding sequence ATGATAAATGTAACCAATGAATTCTTGGTAAGACTGAAGAAACTTGGTTATGAAGACCTAACACCAATCCAGAAAATAGCAATACCTAAAATACTCTCCGGAAAGAACGTTTTAATCATAGCACCAACTGGATATGGGAAAACAGAGGCTGCAATATTACCAATATTTTACACAATTTTCAAAGATAAACCAGAAAAAATATCAACACTCTACATAACTCCCTTAAGAGCGCTAAATAGAGACCTTGAGTCAAGGTTAAAAAGAGTAGGAGATGCATTTGGTATCAGCGTTAACGTTAGACACGGAGATTCTTCCCAGAGGGAAAGGAAGGAAATTTTAGATAACCCACCTGACGTATTGATAGTAACTCCAGAAACATTATTATACTTAATACTGAACGATACTTTTAGGAAATACTTTACAAACCTGAAATGGATAATAATAGATGAATTACAAGAAATGTTAGACGAGAAAAGAGGAATTGAACTCTCTGTACTACTCCAAAGAATCAAAAAGATAACAAGAAATAGAATTCAATTAATAGGAATTTCTGCTACCATAGGAGATATTGAGATGGCAAAAATATACTTGGATAGGGAAGGAGAAGTAGAAGTAGCAAGTATTAACGCAATAAAGGATATAAAAGTAAATCTGATCCTTCCTAAGGTTGAAAAGAAAGACGCAGATTTAGCAGTAAGGTTAGGATTAAGGCCAGATACAATTGCAAGACTCGAGAAACTTAACGAGATTATAAAAAATAATAAGCCAATCATAATATTTACAAATACTAGGGAGACTAGTGAATTCGTAGCCAATCATCTCACAAGCAACTACTCCTTAAAAATAGGTTCTCATCACGGTTCATTATCAAGAGAAATTAGGATAAAAACGGAAAACGACTTTAAGAGTGGAAATATAGACGCGATAGTTGCAACTTCAAGTTTAGAGCTAGGTATAGATATTGGTAGAATCAATCTAGTAGTCCAATACATGTCACCTAGACAAGTGATTAGGTTAATTCAAAGGGTGGGAAGAAGCGGACATAAAATAGGTAGAACGTCTATAGGTTACGTTATACCTTCAGAGGACGTTTTCGATATTCTAGAGTGTAGAGCAATAATAGAGGCATTATATTCAAGTTATTTGGAAAAACCGCTATTTGAGGAAAACCCGCTTGATGTTGCAGCACATGAAATAGCGGGAATGGTTTTAGAGGGCTATAAAAATCCTAACGAAATCTTGGAAATTCTACGTAATTCATTTTATTTCAAGAACTTCACGGACGAAATGTTCGAAAGTGTGATAGAACTCCTAGAGAGTGCTAAAATAGTTAAAAGAAGGGAAGATGGAAGCCTAGTCCCAAGTAGAAGAATCTGGAAATATTATTACACTACTAATATGATACCAGATTCCATTAGAAGCTATATTGTAATCGACCACGCTACTAACATCAAAATAGGTACTTTGGATGAAGATTTCGTAGCCTCGTTAGATGAGGAAAGCGTGTTCATTTTAGGAAGCAAGCTATGGAAAGTCGTATCTATTGAAAACGATAGGATATTCGTAGAAAGAGCTGAACTAAAAAACGGAATATTGCCAAGTTGGTTTGGGGAATCAATTCCGGTTGAGAAAGAGATAGCAAGGAAAGTTTACGAGTATATTTACATGTTAGAAAAGGGAAAAATAGAAACTGAGGACGATAGTATATCTAAAGTAGTAAGGGAATTCGTAGAAAGAGGATACCCAGAACTAAGACCAGATCTTATCTTAGTTGAAATAGTAAAGAATAACTTAATTATAATTCATTCACCATTTGGTTCAAGGGGGAACAACACACTTGGTGCAATAATTTCAGTTATGTTAGATGTGGAAAAACAGACCAAAACATCCTATAGGGCAGATCCATATCACATCGCAATATCTTCTGTACTACCAATAACTGAAAATGACATGGAAAAAATAGTCAATACACTAAATTCCTTGCCTATAATTAAAATAGTCGAAATCTTAAAGAGAGGAATAAAGGAAAGTCCGCAATTCAAGTGGAAATTATTAGTGGAAATAAAGAGGTTTGGAATGGTAGATCCAGAAAAGGAAATAACGCTTACATCATCCATTATAAAAGCTTATGGAGATACAATAATCGGAGAAGAGGCAGTTAATGAGCTATTGGTGAAAAATTATGATATAGAAATATTAAAGGAACTCAAAAACTACAGCTGGAAAATAGTTGAGGTTTACGAAGCATCTTCCTTAGCTAGGCAATTTCTTGATAAAATCCTTAATTACACTGTATTTGACAAAGAGGAAAAACCACTTATGATAGAGATCTTCAAGAAGAGACTAGTAAACAAGGAGTTAAGGCTAATCTGTCTTTCATGTGGATGGAATTCAATTTATTCTATAATCAACTCACCTAACAAATGCACTAAATGCTCCTCAATCTTCTTAACGGCAACTAATCCAGATGATAACGATTCTATAAACATAGTGAGAAAAGCGATAAAAGGGGAGAAATTAACAAGTAGGGAAAAAAGACAATTAGAAGACCTAAAGAGAATTGCCTCCTTCTTCCCAGATTACGGTAAATATACCCTTATAGCATTAGCAACCAATGGAGTGGGACCAAGTAATTTAGGCAAAGTTTTAAGTAAATTAAGTGAAGGGGAAAATGAATTTTACATGGCCTTAATAGATGAAGAAAAAAGGTTTATAAGAACAAGAAAATACTGGCACTAA